A genomic region of Nicotiana tomentosiformis unplaced genomic scaffold, ASM39032v3 Un00209, whole genome shotgun sequence contains the following coding sequences:
- the LOC138903947 gene encoding uncharacterized protein codes for MGSSLFWYENWTGLGALYFLINPDFAIDGSINNVCEVVVEDSWDVDKLLQILPEEYVVHIVEKIKPSTTQDALDKPFWRLESRGNFTVSSAWNYLRRRQDQRNAFNKMWVKGMPFKISFFLWKVWKALGWIKVNTDGASRGNPGRSSIGFVLRNEEGNVVYARGKEIPETTNNEAEAWAILEGLSYCVNQQYIQILIQTDSMLLKNVLDEVWIAPWNVTEIVEEINKLRHRCTVTFTHILREGNRLVDYLANYALDFGNIEAAGFTDLDTHGKKIVNNEKMQCPYLRVKPKRN; via the exons ATGGGATCATCCCTCTTTTGGTATGAAAATTGGACTGGGCTTGGAGCtttgtattttcttataaatCCAGATTTTGCAATAGATGGGTCTATTAATAATGTGTGTGAGGTAGTAGTAGAGGACTCATGGGATGTTGATAAGCTATTACAAATTCTACCAGAAGAATATGTTGTTCACATTGTGGAAAAAATAAAGCCATCAACTACGCAAGATGCATTGGATAAACCTTTTTGGAGGTTGGAAAGTAGAGGTAACTTCACTGTTAGTTCTGCCTGGAACTACTTGAGGAGAAGGCAAGATCAAAGGAATGCTTTCAATAAGATGTGGGTAAAGGGAATGCCTTTTAAGATCTCTTTCTTTTTATGGAAGGTCTGGAAAG CCTTGGGGTGGATCAAAGTAAATACAGATGGGGCATCGAGGGGTAATCCAGGAAGAAGTTCCATTGGATTTGTATTGAGGAATGAAGAAGGAAATGTAGTATATGCTAGAGGAAAGGAAATACCTGAAACTACTAATAATGAGGCAGAAGCTTGGGCTATACTGGAGGGGTTGTCTTATTGTGTTAATCAACAGTACATACAAATCCTGATACAAACGGATTCAATGCTACTGAAGAATGTGTTAGATGAAGTGTGGATAGCTCCTTGGAATGTGACTGAAATTGTGGAGGAAATAAATAAGTTAAGGCATAGATGCACTGTTACATTCACCCACATACTGAGGGAAGGTAATCGTCTAGTAGATTATTTAGCTAATTATGCATtggattttggaaatattgaagcTGCTGGATTCACAGATCTGGACACGCATGGTAAGAAGATCGTAAACAATGAAAAAATGCAATGCCCATACCTGAGAGTGAAGCCAAAAAGAAACTAG